The following are encoded in a window of Lactobacillus acidophilus genomic DNA:
- the nrdJ gene encoding ribonucleoside-triphosphate reductase, adenosylcobalamin-dependent, whose amino-acid sequence MSSTRIELDQDFIDQVKHEIKPHWGELGWVTYKRTYARWLPEKNRSENWDETVKRVIEGNVNLDPRLQGTPSEEVINELTNEAKQLFRLTYGLSATPSGRNLWISGTDYQKRTGDSLNNCWFIAIRPQEYGDSHIVPTYIDKREKAVSMPFSFLFDQLMKGGGVGFSVVNSNIKQIPKVDNKIDLTVVINKSSKSHDASIKVGAVDKDEWEKQNPDHDDIIYYRLPDTREGWVLANARLIDMHFNNTNPDQKTKLVLDISDIRPYGAKIHGFGGTASGPMPLVEMFIDINNVINARVGKNLTAVDATDICNLIGKTVVAGNVRRSAELALGSNDDQDFIKMKQDKEKLYHHRWASNNSVAINSKFNNYGPIADGILHNGEPGIVNLDLSRNYGRIVDGYQPGIDDDVEGTNPCGEISLANGEPCNLFEVFPYTAEKQGWNLKEAFTLATRFAKRVTFSHYDWEVSRKIIQKNRRIGVSMSGIQDWLLNDLGHRVVTGFEDAVDEQSGEKIKKPIYDPKGIEMVDSLYKAVITADKAYSEELGVNPSIKHTTVKPSGTVAKLAGVSEGMHFHYAGYLIQRIRFQASDPLLPALKECGYHTEPDIYTKNTICVEFPLRAAHADSKNFASAGTVSIEEQFATQAFLQTYWSDNAVSCTITFQSDENDEIAPLLRQYRHTIKSTSLLPYYGGSLKQAPKEPINKKTYEERAALITDDVEEVFTKQNDDQKGLELVGQTDCEGGACPIK is encoded by the coding sequence GTGTCATCTACTAGAATCGAACTAGATCAAGACTTTATTGATCAAGTGAAACATGAAATTAAACCTCATTGGGGTGAACTAGGCTGGGTAACTTACAAAAGAACTTATGCTCGTTGGTTACCAGAAAAGAATCGTTCAGAAAATTGGGATGAAACAGTCAAGCGTGTAATTGAAGGTAACGTCAACCTTGACCCACGTCTTCAAGGCACTCCCTCTGAAGAAGTCATCAATGAATTAACTAATGAGGCTAAGCAACTTTTTCGTTTAACATACGGTTTGTCTGCTACACCTTCCGGTCGTAATCTTTGGATTTCGGGAACTGATTATCAAAAGCGTACCGGTGATTCTTTAAATAATTGCTGGTTTATTGCTATTCGTCCTCAAGAATATGGTGACAGTCACATTGTCCCTACTTACATTGATAAAAGAGAAAAAGCCGTTTCCATGCCCTTCTCCTTCTTATTTGATCAATTGATGAAAGGCGGCGGCGTAGGCTTTTCAGTTGTTAACAGCAACATCAAGCAAATTCCTAAAGTCGATAACAAGATTGATTTAACTGTCGTTATCAATAAGAGCAGTAAATCACACGATGCTTCAATCAAAGTTGGTGCTGTTGATAAAGATGAATGGGAAAAGCAAAATCCCGATCACGATGACATAATTTACTACAGATTACCTGATACCCGTGAAGGTTGGGTTCTTGCCAATGCCCGTTTAATTGATATGCACTTTAACAATACTAATCCTGACCAAAAGACCAAACTGGTTTTGGATATTAGCGATATTCGTCCATATGGTGCTAAAATTCACGGCTTCGGTGGTACTGCTTCAGGTCCAATGCCTTTAGTTGAAATGTTCATTGATATTAATAACGTTATCAATGCTCGTGTGGGCAAGAATTTAACCGCTGTAGACGCAACAGATATTTGCAATTTAATTGGTAAAACGGTTGTAGCTGGCAACGTACGTCGTTCAGCTGAACTTGCTCTTGGTTCTAATGACGATCAAGATTTCATCAAGATGAAGCAAGACAAAGAAAAGCTTTATCACCACCGTTGGGCTTCTAACAACAGTGTAGCCATTAATTCTAAATTCAATAATTACGGTCCAATTGCTGATGGAATCTTACATAATGGTGAACCTGGTATTGTTAACCTTGATTTATCACGCAATTATGGTCGAATCGTTGATGGCTACCAACCTGGGATTGACGACGACGTTGAAGGTACAAATCCTTGTGGTGAAATTTCTTTAGCTAATGGTGAACCATGTAATTTGTTTGAAGTTTTCCCATATACAGCTGAAAAACAAGGATGGAACTTAAAAGAAGCTTTCACTTTAGCTACTCGTTTTGCTAAGAGAGTTACCTTCAGCCATTATGACTGGGAAGTTTCACGCAAGATTATTCAAAAGAATCGCAGAATTGGTGTTTCTATGTCTGGTATTCAAGATTGGCTGTTAAATGATTTGGGTCACAGAGTAGTCACAGGTTTTGAAGATGCTGTTGATGAACAAAGTGGTGAAAAAATTAAAAAGCCAATCTATGATCCAAAAGGAATTGAAATGGTTGACAGTTTATATAAAGCTGTTATCACAGCAGACAAGGCCTACAGTGAAGAATTAGGCGTTAATCCATCAATTAAACACACTACAGTTAAACCATCTGGTACAGTAGCTAAATTAGCTGGTGTATCAGAAGGGATGCATTTCCACTATGCTGGTTACTTAATTCAAAGAATTCGTTTCCAAGCTAGCGATCCATTACTTCCTGCTTTGAAAGAATGTGGCTATCACACCGAACCAGATATTTACACTAAGAACACTATTTGTGTTGAATTTCCATTACGCGCAGCTCATGCAGATAGTAAAAACTTTGCTTCAGCTGGAACTGTCTCAATCGAAGAACAGTTTGCGACACAAGCATTCTTACAAACATACTGGTCCGATAATGCTGTTAGCTGCACCATTACTTTCCAATCGGATGAAAATGATGAAATCGCACCATTGCTTCGCCAATACAGACACACCATTAAATCTACCTCTCTTCTTCCTTATTATGGTGGTTCACTGAAGCAGGCTCCCAAAGAGCCAATTAACAAGAAAACTTATGAAGAAAGAGCTGCTTTAATCACAGATGATGTTGAAGAAGTATTTACTAAGCAAAATGATGATCAAAAGGGATTAGAACTTGTAGGACAAACTGATTGTGAAGGCGGGGCCTGCCCAATCAAATAA
- a CDS encoding DUF4430 domain-containing protein yields the protein MKNKHKFNLLFSIVAFLALFLTGSSNSNSSATKNTAKNQITVNYTLKQGKKTVDTKSVKIPKKKAKVITGLKKAWKVQETKGFITSIDGKKQNPKKKIYWTYTINGKWANKGADQQAVANKDKVKFTLDKVK from the coding sequence ATGAAGAACAAGCATAAATTTAATTTATTATTTTCAATCGTTGCCTTTTTGGCTTTATTTTTAACGGGAAGTTCAAATAGTAATTCATCTGCTACAAAAAATACTGCTAAAAATCAAATTACAGTCAACTATACTTTGAAACAAGGTAAAAAGACTGTAGATACCAAATCTGTTAAAATTCCTAAGAAAAAAGCTAAGGTAATTACAGGTCTGAAAAAAGCATGGAAAGTACAAGAAACTAAAGGCTTTATTACCTCAATCGATGGTAAGAAGCAAAATCCTAAGAAGAAGATTTATTGGACTTATACAATTAACGGTAAATGGGCAAATAAAGGTGCCGATCAACAAGCCGTTGCTAACAAAGACAAAGTTAAATTCACGTTAGACAAGGTGAAGTAA
- a CDS encoding ECF transporter S component, translating into MVTERLQIRQIALMAMLTAMCVVLRIFKIIPIPNVQPVTDILMIVTLNLGIGSGITLATLTMLISNIYLGFGIWTIPQILAYTGCVLTVAFFAKFTPLKNYFLLQVALATFLGWEYGFLVDLGMTIFGGLSAFIAYLISSFAFDTYHAIGNFAFYFVLYKPVTKALEAYQRRII; encoded by the coding sequence ATGGTTACTGAGCGACTACAAATCAGACAAATCGCATTAATGGCCATGCTTACAGCAATGTGTGTGGTTTTACGAATTTTTAAAATTATTCCTATCCCCAATGTACAACCAGTAACTGATATTTTAATGATTGTTACACTTAATTTAGGTATTGGTTCAGGTATTACTTTAGCTACATTAACAATGCTAATTTCGAATATTTATTTAGGATTCGGTATTTGGACTATTCCTCAAATTTTAGCATACACAGGTTGTGTATTAACTGTGGCTTTCTTTGCTAAATTTACACCATTGAAAAATTACTTTTTGTTACAAGTAGCTTTAGCTACATTTTTAGGTTGGGAATACGGTTTTTTAGTAGACCTTGGTATGACTATTTTTGGCGGTTTATCTGCTTTCATCGCTTATCTTATTTCTAGTTTTGCTTTTGATACCTATCATGCCATTGGTAATTTTGCTTTTTACTTTGTTTTATATAAACCTGTAACTAAGGCACTTGAAGCATATCAACGGAGGATAATTTAA
- a CDS encoding cob(I)yrinic acid a,c-diamide adenosyltransferase, whose product MTIKIYTKVGDKGLTKQVTGKMVPKYDLQIEALGNIDELQSYLGVVLANLSNNCQKLRNELENVQRNLYQLQADIVVKNHHEINESNVVQLENRINELTPKIPYIPEFILPGGKVTGTNLQYARTVARRAERSLVKLSLNEQKLADCDLEYMNRLSDYLFILGRYANVLDGYTEKKSKVRDKNRING is encoded by the coding sequence ATGACGATTAAAATTTATACCAAAGTTGGTGATAAAGGTTTAACTAAGCAAGTCACTGGCAAAATGGTACCTAAGTATGATTTACAAATTGAAGCATTAGGCAATATAGATGAATTACAATCATATCTGGGTGTAGTTTTAGCTAATTTATCTAATAATTGCCAGAAACTACGTAATGAATTAGAAAATGTACAACGTAACTTATACCAATTACAAGCGGATATTGTAGTAAAAAATCATCATGAAATTAATGAAAGTAATGTAGTACAACTAGAAAATCGTATTAATGAATTAACACCCAAAATACCGTATATTCCTGAATTTATCTTGCCGGGTGGCAAAGTTACAGGCACCAATTTACAGTATGCCAGAACAGTTGCAAGACGCGCTGAACGCTCCTTGGTCAAGTTGAGTCTCAATGAACAAAAATTAGCTGATTGTGATTTGGAATATATGAATCGCTTATCCGATTATCTTTTTATATTGGGACGTTATGCCAATGTACTTGATGGTTATACTGAAAAAAAAAGTAAAGTTAGGGATAAAAACCGTATTAATGGCTAA
- a CDS encoding putative ABC transporter permease, with translation MPYSISEIIVLFFTYSFIGWLWETIYCSIKDHHFDYRGFLFGPYCPVYGFAVTTILICTYKVQNNIFLLFLVGIVVATVFEYIASWLLEKIFHMRLWDYSNLKGNIQGRVAPAISLFWGFGVVLLVKFVQPFILKIIEAEERDTHGWLAVGITVVMGLDTILTVISVERFHTTTKMWDVHINEFIERVRAKVESRMPEKGKLKVGDWHHSVIQHFDELNPHRLSWNHRRFLKSFPKLKILDAPKFMEIKKDILKKESKSNKNTAA, from the coding sequence ATGCCATATTCTATTTCAGAAATTATTGTTTTATTTTTTACATATTCTTTTATTGGCTGGCTTTGGGAAACAATCTATTGTTCAATAAAAGATCACCATTTTGATTATCGTGGATTTTTATTCGGACCATATTGTCCTGTTTACGGTTTTGCTGTAACGACAATTCTTATATGTACTTATAAAGTACAAAATAATATATTTCTGCTATTTCTTGTGGGGATTGTTGTTGCAACAGTTTTTGAATATATAGCTAGTTGGCTTCTCGAAAAAATATTTCATATGAGATTGTGGGATTATTCAAATTTAAAGGGGAATATTCAAGGGCGAGTTGCTCCAGCTATTTCTCTTTTTTGGGGATTTGGTGTAGTTCTATTAGTCAAATTTGTACAACCATTTATTTTAAAAATTATTGAAGCTGAAGAAAGAGATACGCATGGCTGGTTGGCAGTTGGAATTACTGTTGTAATGGGACTAGATACGATTTTAACTGTAATCAGTGTAGAAAGATTCCATACTACTACGAAGATGTGGGATGTGCATATCAATGAATTTATTGAACGCGTTAGAGCAAAAGTAGAAAGTCGTATGCCTGAAAAAGGGAAACTTAAAGTGGGTGATTGGCATCATTCAGTTATTCAACATTTCGATGAATTAAATCCACATCGTTTAAGTTGGAACCACAGAAGATTCCTTAAGAGTTTTCCAAAATTAAAGATTTTAGATGCTCCAAAATTTATGGAAATTAAAAAAGATATCCTTAAAAAAGAAAGTAAATCAAACAAAAATACTGCTGCCTAA
- a CDS encoding LPXTG cell wall anchor domain-containing protein, producing MVVSSKTPSLDDTFEHNIDDKEVKETINESIPNTKKAHSKKHSANKSNLPKTGEDNIELFFSIVGTIFLSISAIFFYKKSRK from the coding sequence ATGGTCGTTTCAAGTAAAACACCGTCATTAGATGATACTTTTGAGCATAATATTGATGATAAAGAAGTTAAAGAAACTATAAATGAGAGTATTCCTAATACTAAAAAGGCTCATTCAAAAAAGCATTCCGCAAATAAAAGTAACTTACCTAAAACGGGAGAAGATAATATAGAATTATTTTTCAGTATAGTAGGAACTATTTTTTTGAGTATCTCAGCTATATTTTTTTATAAAAAATCCAGAAAATAA